In Silene latifolia isolate original U9 population chromosome X, ASM4854445v1, whole genome shotgun sequence, the following proteins share a genomic window:
- the LOC141618628 gene encoding uncharacterized protein LOC141618628, whose product MSGDTPPPPPLKIESNSPYYIGNHDKPGDRITNTRLTLHNFDEWKSDARTALKARRKFGFLDGTYTEPKPPCTLEDWETLHSMLVSWLMNLIEPEVKRLLSNYDDAKRLWDDLHDRLSVVDGSRIQQLKGALHDCKQTDTMSFAVYYGTLNQSWDELDTYEQILTCKCTADVGKQHIERRESDGLH is encoded by the coding sequence ATGTCTGGCGATACGCCGCCTCCACCACCTCTCAAAATCGAGTCTAATTCTCCCTACTACATTGGGAATCATGATAAACCTGGGGATCGTATAACTAATACCCGTCTTACCCTACATAATTTCGATGAATGGAAGAGCGATGCTCGTACCGCTCTCAAAGCACGACGAAAGTTTGGTTTTCTCGATGGGACCTACACCGAGCCGAAGCCGCCCTGCACTTTAGAAGACTGGGAGACTCTACATTCGATGCTTGTTTCTTGGCTCATGAACCTCATTGAGCCCGAGGTAAAACGCCTTTTATCTAATTATGATGATGCTAAACGTTTATGGGACGATCTCCATGATCGTCTTAGTGTTGTTGATGGCTCTCGGATTCAGCAACTTAAGGGTGCACTCCACGACTGCAAACAGACCGACACTATGTCATTCGCGGTTTATTATGGCACCTTGAATCAGTCATGGGATGAGTTAGACACATATGAACAAATTTTAACCTGCAAATGCACTGCTGATGTCGGAAAACAGCACATCGAACGTAGGGAGAGTGATGGTCTTCACTAG